Proteins encoded in a region of the Triticum dicoccoides isolate Atlit2015 ecotype Zavitan chromosome 3A, WEW_v2.0, whole genome shotgun sequence genome:
- the LOC119271644 gene encoding probable WRKY transcription factor 57, whose protein sequence is MAFPPPPGSGCPYSSGASLSSAAFGAATGPGVLQQELDVLDYLSDDGGVPGTAGAPLPVEAAVVPDVGYCDHTRAAAVAASGKIAFRTRSEEEILEDGYKWRKYGKKSVKNSPNPRNYYRCSTEGCSVKKRVERDKDDANYVVTMYEGVHNHASPGTIYYAAQDPASGRFFVTGTHQLAP, encoded by the exons ATGGCGTTTCCCCCGCCGCCGGGATCCGGCTGCCCCTACAGCTCCGGAGCCTCGTTGAGCTCTGCCGCCTTCGGTGCGGCCACCGGGCCCGGGGTGCTTCAGCAGGAGCTGGACGTCCTTGACTACTTGTCCGACGACGGCGGGGTGCCCGGCACGGCCGGCGCGCCGCTGCCGGTTGAGGCGGCGGTCGTGCCGGATGTTGGCTACTGTGATCATACGAG ggcggccgcggtggcggcgAGCGGCAAGATCGCGTTCCGGACTAGGTCGGAGGAGGAGATACTGGAAGACGGCTACAAGTGGAGGAAGTACGGCAAGAAGTCTGTCAAGAACAGCCCTAACCCAAG GAACTACTACCGGTGTTCAACGGAGGGGTGCAGCGTGAAGAAGAGGGTAGAGAGAGACAAAGACGACGCAAACTATGTAGTGACGATGTATGAGGGGGTTCACAACCATGCGAGCCCTGGCACAATTTACTATGCTGCTCAAGATCCTGCTTCAGGCCGCTTCTTTGTTACTGGGACGCATCAGCTAGCTCCTTGA